The DNA segment GCAAATGGCCCGGATGACGGGCGATAGGGCACGCGATCTGCCGGATGGGCTGCGCACCCAGGTGCTGGAAAAAATGCAGGCCAGCGGTGCGCCGCCGCGCTGGGTGGCCATGGTGGAGCAGGTGGTGCAGATGGACGCCGAAGACCAGAAGCGCAGCCTGGGGGACAGCCTGCCGCCCGGATTGGTGTTGCTGTGAGGGCGGAGGGTGCCGACGGCGGCGGCCATTCCCGCCAGTCTGGATGGCGGGAGGCTGGGCAACTGCAGACCCAAGCGGCCGCCCGCGCCCTGGCGCACAGGAAAATGAACAAAAAGGGGGGGATGTGATGTCTGTGGTGGGCCCTTTTTCGATGCCCAGGCGCAGCCGCCTTGCCCTGGTGCTGCTGGCGCTGCTGGTCATTGCCCTGGGCCTGGCCTCCCGGCGTGGCCTGGTGCCGTTTCCGGCGGCGCTGGGCAACTACCCCGGCGATGCACTCTGGGCCTGGGTGGTGTTGCTGTGTGTGGCCTGGGTACAGCCGGCCATGCCGCGCACCCGGCTGGTGGCATGGTCGCTGGCCATCGCGTTTGGCATTGAATTTCTGCAGCTCTACCAGGCCCCCTGGATGCAGGCGCTGCGCGCCAACAAGCTGGCGTATCTGGTGCTGGGCAATGGCTTTGATCCGCTGGATCTGGTGGCTTATGGGGTGGGCATTGCACTGGGGGCGGCGGTGGATGGGGTCTGGGGATGCGTGGCGGCCCGCCGCGTGCCGGGGAGTGGCCATGCGGCGCGGCATTGACTGGCGCCGTGCCGCAGTGCTGGCACTGTGCACCAGCCTCTGGGGTGCATGGGGTTTGCTCCCGGCGCAGGCCGGGACGGCGGACGCAGCCTCGGCGTCCCAGTTGCGCTGCGGCTGGTGGGAAAACCCCACACCGTCCAATGCCTGGTTGAACGACCGTGACGGCAGCTGGACCGTGGGTTCACAAGGCGGCCACCAGGCCGAAGGCGACTGGCCCAGCTTCAGCGACGCGCAATGGGTGCGCACCAATGGCTATTACGGCTACGGCTGCGCCTGTCTGCGCGTGGTGGCCGACGCCCGCAGCCAGAAGGTGGAGCGCATTCTGTCGGCCCGGGCCAGACCGCTGGCCGCCTGCCGCCAGGACCGTCATCTGCGCGAGCCGCTGCGGCCGGAGTGAGCGGCGTGGGGCTGCGGCGCACTGCGCTGCACCGGTGTCGGGTCCGCGTCCCCGCCCGCATGCAAGCCGCTACGATGGCTGCCGTGAGGTGCCCCCAAGCCCCCTTGGTGACGGATCAGTCCGTCACGCCCAGGAGACCTGTTTCGGGGGGGCTGTGCGCCCACCTACCGTTGTCCCTGCAGGAGTGATTGCATGACCATGCCGACCCAGACCGTGATTCCCCAGCTGCGCATGACCGACGCGGTGCGCAGCCTGCAGTTCTATGTGGACGGACTGGGTTTTGCCGTGGACTGGGAGCACCGTTTCGAACCCGGCTACCCGCTGTTTTCCCAGCTCTCCCGCGACAGCGGTGCGGGCCGGCAACTGATTTTTCTGACCCAGCACCGTGGCGACTGCGAGGTGGGCGGTGCCGTCTACTTTGTGGTGCCCGATGCGCGCGCCACGCTGGCGGCATTCGAGGCGCGGGGCATCTGGCCCACCAATCCGCTGGAAGCCACGCCCTGGGGGAGCTGGGAGTTTCTGCTGACCGATCCGGATGGCAACCGGCTGCGCTTTGCGTCGGACCAGGTCTCGGACGCCGTGGCGGACGACGCCTAAGGCGTAGGTCAGTAGCTGGCGTCCGCAATCGCCTGCCCCACCTGGCGCAGCGCCGGCTCCAGCACCTCCAGCGGCACCGATCCCAGCGCCAGGCGCAGCGCATGCGGCACCTGGGCGGTGGTGGCGAACGGCTCGGCCGTGGAGACGGCAATCCCTTGCTGCAGCAGGGTCGCCGCAATCTGGTCGGCGCGTGCTTCGGGCGGCAGCGGCAGCCACAGAAAGTAGGACAGCGGGTGGCTGACCCGCGGCAGACCGGGCAGCAGTGTGCCCAGCACGCGGGCTGCCAGTTGCTGGCGCAGCGCGGCGTCTTCGCGTTTGTGCGTTTCCAGCCGGGTGACGGTGCCGTCTTCCAGCCAGCCGCAGGCGATGGCGGCCATCACGCCCGGGGTGTTCCAGGTGGTGGCGCGGATGGCGCGCTCCAGCGCGGGCACCCAGTCCAGCGGCGCGGCGGCAAAGCCCACCCGCAGCCCGGCCGCCACATTCTTGGAAAAACCGGATACATACACCGTGCGCTCCGGCGCCAGCGCGGCCAGCGGCGGCGGGGCCGGGTCGGCCAGGTAGGCGTAGGCCCCGTCTTCGATCAGCATCAGATCGTGCGCGCGCGCCAATTCCACCAGCTGCAGGCGCTGGGCAAGCGGCAGCACCCAGCCCAGCGGGTTGTGCAGCGTGGGCATGGTGTAGACCGCACGCACGCTGCGCTGGCGGCACAGCTGCTGCAGCGCGGCCAGGTCGGGCCCCTGCGGTGTGGCGGGAAGGGGCAGCAGCTCCAGGTGCAGCTGCTGCGCCAGCAGCTTGAAGCCGGGGTAGGTGAGTGCGTCCACGGCCACCACGTCGCCGGGCGTAAGCCGCGCCATCAGCGCCACGGTCAGGCCGTGCTGGGCGCCATCCACCAATACCACCTGTTCACCGCTGACCTGCAGGCCGCGTGCACGCAGGTGCTGGGCCACGGCGGCGCGGTCGCGGGGGCGGCCGCCATGGGGCTGGTAGCGCAGCAGAGCTTCCAGGTCACCGGTCAGAGCCAGCTGGCGCAGCGCGGTGCGCAGCAGCTCGGCCTGGCTGGGCAAGGTCGGCACGTTGAAGCTCAGGTCCACGCTGCCCAGCGCTGCCGGCGGAATGTCGATGCCGTGGCCCGGCGGCAGTGCGGTTTCCTTGACGAAGGTGCCGCGCCCGGTTTCGCCGCTGACCAGGCCCATGGCGCTGAGCTCGGCGTAGACGCGGCTGGCAGTGACCAGGGCCAGGCCTTCGCGGGCCGCCAGTGTGCGGTGCGTGGGCAGGCGTGTGCCTGCCGGCAGCTGGCCGCTGCGGATGGCGGCCGCCAGGCGGTCCACCACGGTCTGGTAGCGGGAGGTGCGGGCTAGGGAAGTGGTGGCCATGGGGTGGATCAGCGCAGCCATCGCAGCAATTGCAACCATCGCAACGGCTTTGTACGCATGACAATTTTTTGATTGTATTGGGTTGTATGCCTAGCATGGCGGCCTTGTTCCTGTTGCACCGCGTTCCACTGCCATGACCTCTTCCGCCCAAGCTGCTTCGGCGTCTACCCCTGTCCACAGTTCCCAAGGCTGGCTCAACGGCCTGATCGGGGTGGTGATCTTCAGCGGCTCACTGCCGGCCACACGGCTGGCGGTGCTGGATCTGCCGCCGGTGTGGCTGACGGTGGCGCGTGCCAGCATTGCCGGGTTGCTGGCACTGGTGGTGGTGCTGTGGTGCCGGCAACCGCGCCCGGCGCGCTCCCAGATGGCGTCGTTGGCTGTGGTGGCGGGGGGCGTGGTGCTGGGCTTTCCGCTGCTGACGGCGCTGGCGCTGCAGCATGTGCCGGCGGCGCATTCGATTGTGCTGGTGGCGCTGCTGCCGCTGTGCACGGCGGTGTGCGGTGTGTGGCGGGGCGGTGAGCGCCTGCGGCCGGCGTTCTGGGCGCTGTCGCTGCTGGGCGCGGCACTGGTGCTGGGGTTTGCGCTGTGGGCCGCCTGGCAGCAAGGGGGGGAGACGTCGTTTGTGGGCGACGGACTGATGCTGCTGGCCGTGGCGGTCTGTGGCCTGGGGTATGCGGAAGGGGCCAAGCTCTCGCGCAGCCTGGGCGGCTGGCAGGTGATCAGCTGGGCGCTGGTGCTGTCGCTGCCGGTGATGCTGCCGCTCACCCTGTGGCTGTGGCCTGCTGACCTGAGCGCCGTGCGCGCCCCGGCCTGGTGGGGACTGGCCTATGTGGCGCTGTTCAGCATGTGGCTGGGCTTTGTCTTCTGGTACCGGGGCCTGGCGCAGGGCGGCATTGCGGCCGTGGGGCAGTTGCAGCTGCTGCAGCCTTTGCTGGGGCTGGCGCTGGCGGCCTGGCTGCTGGGTGAGGCGGTGAGCCCGGCCATGCTGGCGGTGACCGTGGCCGTGATCGCCTGCGTGGCCGGGGCCAAGCGGGTGGCGTGATCTGCCGTGCAGCGCGCCTCAGCGCGCGGTGATGGAATGTGCCACCGGCGCACCGCCGTCTTCGCGGCGCCAGGTGGTTTCCATGCGAAAGCGCGCAGGGATGTACCAGTTGACCGAGGCGGCCAGCAACTGGTCCTGGGTGTCGTAATAGGCCCGCACCACATGCAGGGCCGGGCTGCCGGCGGGCAGGCGCAGCAGGTGCAGCGCGGGATCGGGCATCAGGTCGGCTTCGATGCGCTGGCGGATGCTGTCGGCCTCTACGCCGCACAGCGTCTTCAGCAGCGTGTAGATGCTGGGGTGGTCGCCATGCAGGTGGGCAATGATTTCAGCGAATGCCGGGCGCAGGTAGATCTGCGAGTACGACATGGGACTGACCTGTCCCGTGGGGTGGCGCATGGCGGTCAGTTCCATCCACACCGATCGCTGGGGGCAGTGCAGGATGGCGGCCAGGGCGGCATCGGCCTCCTTGCGCTGGCTGGCCAGCACTTCCAGACGCGTGCTATCGCCATAGGTCATCGCATCCTGAAAGGTGCTTTCCGAGGTCAGCACATACGGCACCACCGGCTGGGTGGCCCGCACCACGCTGCCGGCGCCGGGCTGCTTGCTTATCAGACCTTCCTCCACCATGCGGCGCGTGGCTTCACGCACCGTGTGGCGGCTGACGCCGTACTGGGCGCAGAGCTGGACTTCCGTGGGAAAGCTGCTGTGCACGGGGTACTGCCCGTTCTGGATGGCGGCGCACAGCTGCTGGTAGAGCTGCTGGTAGAGCGGGCCATCGGCAGCCACAGGGCGTTTGGCCGTGCGAGTGGCGGTGTGCGAGGAGGGCGTGGCGGTTCGGGGCATGCGGGATGCAGTGTCGCAGAGAACGCAATCCTGCGGACAGGTTAAGCCATGTCAAAGCGGGTTTGTCCGTACATTGTTTTAAATGTACGTACATTACATTTTCATGCATCGGATTTGAAAGTGCCCGGCCATGTCTCTCCCCCCTCTCCAGTCCTCACCGCCACCCGCCCAGCCTTTCCAGGGGCTGGTGGTGGTGGAACTGGGTCACAGCGTGGCAGCACCGTTCACCGGACTGATCCTGGCCGAAATGGGCGCCGAGGTCATCAAGGTGGAAAAAGCCGAAGGTGACGATGCACGCCGCTGGGGTCCGCCTTTTTGGGAAGGCGAGGGCGCCTATTTCCAGGCGCTGAACCGCAACAAGCAGTCGGTGGTCTGCAACCTGCGCGATGCGCAGGAGGTGGCGGCGTTGCGCCGTCTGATCGCCGAGCGCGCGGATGTGGTCATCCAGAACCTGCGCCCCGGCCATGTGCAGCAGCTGGGCCTGGATGCGGCCACGCTGCGGGCAGACAAGCCGTCGCTGATCTACTGCAACCTGGGGGCCTTCGGTGCGGTGGGGCCGCTCAAGGACCGCCCGGGCTACGACCCGCTGATGCAGGCCTTCGGCGGCATCATGAGCACCACCGGCGAGCCGGGCCGGGCTTCGGTGCGTGTGGCACCGTCCATCGTTGACATGGGCACGGGCATGTGGGGGGCCATCGGCATCCTGGCCGCGCTGCACCGCCGCCACCAGACGGGGGAGGGCCAGACGGTGGACGTCTCGCTGTTCGAGACCGCTGCCACCTGGGTATCGCTGCTGGCCGGCCAGGTCATGGCCAGCGGCCAGCAGGTGCAAAAGCAGGGCTCGGGAGCGCCCGGCATTGCGCCCTACAAGGCCTATGCCACACGGGACGGGGAGGTGGTGATCTCTGCCGGCAGCGATGCGCTGTTCCAGCGCCTGTGCGGCGTGCTGGGCCACCCGGAATGGGCCACGCAGGCCCGCTTCATCGACAACCCGCAGCGCGTGGCGCACCAGGAGGCGCTGTACCGCCTGATCGACCCGCTGGTGGCAGCCCGACCCACCGCCCACTGGGTGGAGGCGCTGGAAGCCGCCGGCGTCCCCTGTGCCCCGGTCAATACGGTGGGCCAGATGCTGGAGCACGCCCAGACCCAGGCGCTGGACCTGGTGCATCCCGTGCCCGGTACCGGCATGCGCTTTGTGGCGCTGCCGCTGAGCCTGGACGGTCAGCGCCCGCGTGTGCGCAGCGCCCCGCCTGCGCTGGGCGCCCATACCCAGCAGTTGCTTTTTCCGGAGCTGGCATGACACAGGAGCCATGGATGGATGTTGTGAACACCGCCTACGAGACGCTGGATGTGGCGCTCGTGGGCCCGCACGTGCTGCAGGTGACACTGAACCGCCCCGATGCGGGCAATGCCCTCAACACCCAGATGGGGCGCGAACTGCTGCAGCTGTGGAGCGCGCTGACCGAGGATGCCGGCCCGGTGCGCTGCGTGGTGCTGACCGGTGCGGGGGGGCGGATTTTCTGTGCCGGAGGCGATCTGAAGGAGCGCAACGGCATGACCCAGCGCCAGTGGCAGCTGCAGCACGAATTGTTCGAGCGCATGTACTGGACGCTGACCGACCTGCCGCTGCCGGTAGTGGCCGCCGTCAACGGCCACGCCTATGGCGGCGGCATGGAAATGGCGCTGTGCTGCGACTTTGTCTATGCCAGCGAGGTGGCGCGCTTTGCCCTGCCCGAGGTGACGCTGGGCATCATGCCGGGCGCCGGTGGCACGCAGAACCTGCCCCGCGCCGTGGGCGAGCGCCGGGCCAAGGAGCTGCTGCTGACCGGCAGGCCGCTGTCCGCCACCCAGGCGTTGGAGTGGGGTGTGGCCAACAGCGTCTACCCCATGGGCGAAGTGCTGGAACGGGCGCACGAGACGGCGGCGGTGATTGCCGGCAACGCGCCGCTGTCAGTGCGGCAGATCAAGAAATCGGTGCGTTATGGCGGCCAGATGGAGCTGCGCACGGCCTACCGTTTCGAGGTGGAAGCCTACAACCACCTGGTGGGCACCCAGGACCGCATGGAAGGCGTGCGTGCCTTCAACGAGAAGCGTCCCCCCGTTTTCACGGGGCAGTGACACCCCCGGGAGCCCGTGTTTGAACAGCCAATTGACAGTGCGAGGACAGCCATGACCGAATCTGCCGTGGTCCACATCGAAGCCGGTACCGACTATGCCGACATCCGCGACAGCGTACGCCGCGTCTGCGCCGACTTTCCGGGTGCCTACTGGCGCACGCTGGAGGAGACCGGCGCTTACCCGTCGGAATTTGTCCAGGCGCTGACCGACGCCGGTTTTCTGGGGGCGCTGATTCCCGAGGAGTACGGCGGCAGCGGCATGCCGCTGCGCGCGGCGGCCGTGATCCTGGAGGAAATCCATGCCAGCGGTTGCAATGCCGGCGCCTGCCACGCCCAGATGTACACCATGGGCACGGTGCTGCGCCACGGCTCGCAGGCGCAAAAAGACCTGTACCTGCCGCAGATTGCCACCGGCACGCTGCGCCTGCAGGCGTTTGGCGTCACCGAGCCCACCACCGGATCGGACACCACCAAGCTCAAGACCCGTGCCGTGCGCGAGGGTGACCGCTATGTGGTCAATGGCCAGAAGGTCTGGACCTCGCGGGCGCTGTACTCCGACCTGATGCTGCTGCTGGCGCGCACCACGCCGCTGGAGGACTGCGCCCGCAAGAGCGACGGTCTGTCGGTCTTTCTGGTGGACATGCGCCAGCTGAAGGGCAAGGGGCTGGAGATCCGCAAGCTGCCGGCCATGGTGAACCACAACACCACCGAAATCTTTTTCGACAATATGCGCATTCCGGCCAGCAGCCTGATCGGCGAGGAAGGCAAGGGGCTGAAATACATTCTGGACGGCATGAATGCCGAGCGCATTCTGGTGGGCGCCGAATGCATTGGCGATGCGCGCTGGTTCACCGACACGGCGGTGCAGTACGTCAGCGAACGCCGGGTGTTCGACCGGCCCATCGGCCAGAACCAGGGGGTGCAGTTTCCCATCGCCAAGGCCTACGCCGAAATGCAGGCCGCCGATCTGGTGCTGCGCCGTGCCTGTGCCCGGTTTGCGGCCGGCCTGCCCTGCGGCGAAGATGCCAACATGGGTAAGCTGCTGGCCTCCGAAGCCTCCTGGCACGCGGCCGAAGCCTGTCTGCAAAGCCATGGTGGCTTTGGCTTTGCCACCGAATACAACGTGGAGCGCAAATGGCGCGAAACCCGGCTCTACCAGGTGGCGCCGATCTCCTCCAACCTGATCCTGTCCTATGTGGGTGAGCACATCCTGGGCATGCCCCGGTCGTACTGAGGAATGGAGATGACGTTTCCTCTGGGCTGCTGCACAGTGTCCGTCGACCACATTGCCCCGGCAGGGGCGGTCCCGGTTTCGGGGCGGGCTGAGGGCGCGCAGCGCCATGGAGCAACACGATGCCGATAGCTGAAATGACACCGGTGGCGGTGCCGCCTGCCCGCTTGAAGACCTCTTTGCCGCTGACGCAGGCGCTGGCGCGCTATGTGCGGGCGCCGCACTTTGGCGGCCAGGAGGCTGCAGCCTGTGCCCTGGCGCTGACCGGCACGCTGGACACGCTGGCCACGCTGCTGGCGGGCCAGAACGAGCCGGTGGTGCGCATCGTGCGTGCCCATCTGGCGGCCAGCGGCACCGGCCCTGCCGAGGCGCCGGCTCCGTCGCTGCAGCAGTTGCTGGGCACCGCCCAGGCGGCCCTGGTGAATGCCGTGGCCGGCCATGCGCTGGACTATGACGATGTGGCCATGTCGGCCCACCCCAGCACGGTGCTGGTGCCTACGCTGTGGGCCGAGGCCCACCGCCTGGGCGCCAGCGGCGCCGAACTGCTGCGTGCCTATGTGGTCGGTTACGAGGTCTGGGCCGAGCTGTTCAGCCGCGAAAGCGGGCAGTACCACCTCAAGGGCTGGCACCCCACCGGCGTGTTCGGCGTGGTGGGTGCGGCGGCCGGCGTGGCCTACCTGAACCGGGAGACACTGACCGAAGGCCAGGTGGCCCGGGCGCTGTCGCTGGCTGCCAGTTCGGCGGCAGGGCTGGTGGCCAATTTCGGCACCATGGCCAAACCCTGGCACGCGGGCCGTGCGGCGGCGGCGGCGATCGATGCCGTGCGGCTGGCACAACTGGGCATGACGGCGGCCACCGATGTGTTCGAGCACCATGCCGGCTTCCTTGCCGCGCTGTCGCCAAGCGGTGAATGCGATCTGCAGCGCCCGGCCACCATCGGCGGTGTTCCCCGGCTGCTGAGCTGGGGGCTGTCGATCAAGTGCTATCCGGTGTGCTACTCGGGCCACCGCGTGATCGACGGCGTGCTGCAACTCAAGGCAGCCCATGGGCTGCAGCCCCAAGACGTGCAGCGCGTGGATGTGACCATTGGCAATGCCCAGGCCAGCATGCTGCGCAACCACCGCCCGGTGAGCGGGCTGGAGGCCAAGTTCAGCATCGAGTTCGATGTGGCCTGCGCCCTGGTGGCCGGCGACGTGGGCCTGGCGCAGCTGACCGACGTTTTCACCCAGCGCACTGACATGCAGGCACTGATGGCCAAGGTGCAGGTGCACACCACCGAGCGCAGCGACCCGGTCGATCCGGCGTTTTCCGTGGCCGACAGCGTGCGCATCACCACGCGCGACGGCCGGCGGCTGGAGACCGGAGAGATCCGCTTTCCCAAAGGCCATGCCATGTACCCGCTCAGTGCCGAGGCGCTGCGCAGCAAGTTCCTGGACTGCGTGGCCTACAGCGGCCTGCCGTGCGATGGCGCCGCGCTGTACGACGCCGTGCGCAGCCTGGCCCAGATGCCCGATGTCCGCGCGCTGGCGCAGCATCTCTGAAGGAGGCTGTCGAGTCCCTGATACCCCCTGCAAGGCGCGTGCCGTGCACCGGCCCCACAAGGACCGCATGCCCCGCGCTGCAGCAGCCGCCCACCGGCGGTGGAAGACCGAAAGTGAGGCCGTCCGTGCTGGCTGCTGCCGCCGGACGCATGCGAACCCGGTGCGCCGTATGCCAACGATGAACGCGGCGCGCTGTTTTGACGGAGTCCACCATGTCCGATCTGTTAGTTGCTTCTTCCTCCGTCACCTCCGCCGGCTGGCGCCGCCGCGACTGGCTGGCTGCCGGTGCCGGCCTGCTGGGGGCCGGCCTGCTGCCCGGGGCCGCGCGTGCCCAGGGCTGGCCCGACAAGCCCATCCGCATCATTGCGGCCCAGGCGCCAGGTTCGTCCAATGACGCCACTTCGCGGGCGCTGGCTGACTATCTGTCCACCAAGCTGGGCGTGCCCGTGGTGGTGGAAAACAAGCCCGGTGGCGTGGGCATGATTGCCGCCGAAACCATCGTGCGCGCGCCGGCCGACGGCTACACGCTGCTGATGACCTTGCACAGCCAGCCGGCCCAGGCACCGGCCCTGCTCAAGCGCCTGCCGGTGGATCCGGACAAGGACATCGTGCCCATTGCCGCTATCGGCGTCGGGCCGGTGCCGGGCGTAGTGCACAAGGATTTCCCGGCCAGGACCATCCAGGAGGTGATTGCCTATTCCAAGAAGAAGCCGGTCAACGTGGGCAACTATGCCGTGGGGTCGGGCTGGCAGCTGATGCTGGACCAACTGGTCAAGGACACGGGGGCACAGTTCAACGTGGTCAACTACAAGGGCACGGGCGCCATGCTGATGGACCTGTACGGCGGCCAGATCGACATGGGGGCCGGTTCCCTGGCCGGCATTGGTGGCGGGCTCAAGCAGGGCAGCGTGCGGCCGGTGGTGATTGCCATGGGCAATCCCTCGTCCAAGCTGCCGGGTGTGCCGACCTGGAAGCAGGCAGGCTTCAGTGGGAGCGCCTACGAGAACCTGCCCGAATGCAATATGTTGTTTGCCAAGGCCGGCACCCCCCAGGCGCTGGTCGACCGTCTGGCCCAGCTGGTGCACAGCAGCTACACCGAATCGGAGCGTATCAAGAGCGTGCGCGAGACCCTCTCCGATGAAGACCCGGCCCTGACCGGCGCTGCGCTGCGCGCCTTCATCGACCGCACCTGGCCGACCTACCGCCAGCTGACGCGGGCGGCGGGGATTGCGGCGAGCTGAGCTTGCCCTTCAGAGGGCTGGACATGGCGCACGGCAGTGCTTGGTTCTTCCGGCGGCACGGCACGCGGGTGCCCGTGCCGCCATGTGTTGGCAGAGGGCGACAGATGCGGGTTGCATTTTGTACACGGTCTGGGAGACAAAGGCTGGCGCCCCAGAGGGGCGCGCCAGATTTTTGCGGAATGGGAATGGGAGCATCTCTTTTTCTCATGCCCCGGGATGGCCCGCATTGCTGAGAATGCGCACTGTATGGACGGCTCTCTCCCAGTGCTCCCCCTTTCCGTTTTGCAGGCCGCGTTGCGTGCGGCGTTCGAGCGCTGGATGGTCCTGTGCGAGCTCACGGCCCGCAGCGACGGCATTGCACCCGAGGAACTGCAGCGCGAACTGGACTGGCTGCGCAGCCGCAGTGCGCTGCTGGTCCAGCGCAGCACGCCGCAGCAAATGCGCCAGCTCATTGCGGACCTCCAGAACGCCGAATCCTGGGTGCACGCCAGCCTGCGCCTGCGCATGCAGGCCCTGCCTGGGGGGGAGGGTGGTGGCACGCAGGCGACTGCCGCAGGCTGTGGAGGCCGCGCAGCTTTGCTATGTTCCGGCAAATACCAGCACTGCGCAGTTTTCTGCCCTTCCACCGCCATGCCTCCTGTCAACCATTTCAAACGTGCCCTGCAAGCCGGCCAGGCCCAGATCGGTCTGTGGTCCACCCTGCCGTCGCCCTATGTCAGCGAACTGATCGCCGGCGCGGGCTTTGACTGGGTGCTGCTGGACACCGAGCACACCCCCACCGATGTGCCCCAAATGCTGCAGCAGCTGCAGGCGGTGGCGGCAGCCCGCCCGCGTGAAGGCCTGGGCTGCAGCCATGCCGTGGTGCGCCCGGCGTGGAACGATAAGGTGCTGATCAAGCGCTATCTGGACATCGGCGCGCAGACGCTGCTGCTGCCTTTTGTGCAGAACGCCGACGAAGCCCGCGCGGCGGTGGAGGCCGTGCGCTATGCGCCCCAGGGCCTGCGGGGCATGGGGGGATCGATGCGCGCCTCCAACTTCGGCCGTGACGCCGACTATGTGGCCAAGGCCGCCGACGAGATCTGCCTGCTGGTGCAGGTGGAAACCGGCGAGGCGCTGGACAACCTGGAGGCCATTGCCAGCGTGGACGGTATCGATGGCGTGTTCATCGGTCCGGCCGATCTATCCGCCAGCCTGGGCTACCCCGGCAACGCGGGCCATCCGGACATGGAGGCGACGATCGACCGGGCGCTGGTCACCATCCGCGCCTGCGGCAAGGCGCCGGGCATTCTGGCGGTGAACCCCGACCGTGCCCAGGCATGCCTGGACAAGGGCGCGCTGTTCGTCGCCGTGGGCATGGACATGCTGCTGCTGCGCCAGAGCGCCGATGCGCTGGCCCTGCGCTTCAAGCGCCCGGGAGATGCAGCGGTCAGTGCATCCATGTATTGAGTGTGGTGTCCCCCGCTTTCTAGAATGGATGCCGACGGGCGCCCAGGGCGCACCGCCACCTTCTATGAAAAACGCAGCTGCTTCTGCACTTGCAGCAAGGTTTTCACAGGCGTTGGATACTGAAAACCTTTGAGCCAGTGCACCAAAGCGCCTGTTTTCCTAATGCCCCTGGAGCGACCGCTCCGGGACTCTCCCTCTCAGCCATGGATGGATTTCGCATGTCGCATGCCTACCCCGATACCCAACTCCTGATCGACGGCCAATGGGTCGATGCCGCCAGCGGCAAGAAGATCGCTGTGCACAACCCGGCCACGGGAGCGGTGATCGGCCATGTGGCCCATGCCGGTATTGCCGATCTGGACCGTGCACTGGCCGCCGCTCAAAAAGGCTTTCAGGTCTGGAAGAACACCAGCGCCCACGAGCGCCAGGCCACCATGCGCCGCGCTGCGCTGCTGTTGCAGGAACGCGCCGACGCCATTGCCGCCGTGCTGACGCAGGAACAGGGCAAGCCCCTGGCCGAAGCCAAGGGCGAGGTGCTGGCCGGTGTGGGCATCATCGACTGGTTTGCCGACGAGGCGCTGCGCCTGTATGGCCGCATCGTGCCGGCGCGCCGCAGCGATGTGCTGCAGCAGGTCGTCAAGGAGCCCGTGGGCCCGGTGGCGGCGTTCACGCCCTGGAATTTCCCGGTCAACCAGATCGTGCGCAAGATCAGCGCTGCCCTGGCCACCGGCTGTTCCTTCCTGTGCAAGGCGCCGGAAGAAACGCCTGCCGCCCCCGCCGCGCTGCTGAAATGCTTTGTCGACGCCGGCGTGCCCGCGGGCGTGGTCGGTCTGGTCTATGGCGATCCGCATGAAATCTCCAGCTACCTGATTCCCCATCCGGTGATCCGCAAGGTCACCTTCACCGGCTCGACGGCCGTGGGCAAGCAGCTGGCCGCCATGGCCGGCGCCCACATGAAGCGCTGCACCATGGAGCTGGGTGGCCACGCCCCGGTCATCATTGCGGAAGATGCCGATGTGGAGCTGGCCGTCAAAGCCGCTGGCGCTG comes from the Comamonas terrigena NBRC 13299 genome and includes:
- a CDS encoding enoyl-CoA hydratase/isomerase family protein — encoded protein: MDVVNTAYETLDVALVGPHVLQVTLNRPDAGNALNTQMGRELLQLWSALTEDAGPVRCVVLTGAGGRIFCAGGDLKERNGMTQRQWQLQHELFERMYWTLTDLPLPVVAAVNGHAYGGGMEMALCCDFVYASEVARFALPEVTLGIMPGAGGTQNLPRAVGERRAKELLLTGRPLSATQALEWGVANSVYPMGEVLERAHETAAVIAGNAPLSVRQIKKSVRYGGQMELRTAYRFEVEAYNHLVGTQDRMEGVRAFNEKRPPVFTGQ
- a CDS encoding acyl-CoA dehydrogenase family protein, yielding MTESAVVHIEAGTDYADIRDSVRRVCADFPGAYWRTLEETGAYPSEFVQALTDAGFLGALIPEEYGGSGMPLRAAAVILEEIHASGCNAGACHAQMYTMGTVLRHGSQAQKDLYLPQIATGTLRLQAFGVTEPTTGSDTTKLKTRAVREGDRYVVNGQKVWTSRALYSDLMLLLARTTPLEDCARKSDGLSVFLVDMRQLKGKGLEIRKLPAMVNHNTTEIFFDNMRIPASSLIGEEGKGLKYILDGMNAERILVGAECIGDARWFTDTAVQYVSERRVFDRPIGQNQGVQFPIAKAYAEMQAADLVLRRACARFAAGLPCGEDANMGKLLASEASWHAAEACLQSHGGFGFATEYNVERKWRETRLYQVAPISSNLILSYVGEHILGMPRSY
- a CDS encoding MmgE/PrpD family protein, coding for MPIAEMTPVAVPPARLKTSLPLTQALARYVRAPHFGGQEAAACALALTGTLDTLATLLAGQNEPVVRIVRAHLAASGTGPAEAPAPSLQQLLGTAQAALVNAVAGHALDYDDVAMSAHPSTVLVPTLWAEAHRLGASGAELLRAYVVGYEVWAELFSRESGQYHLKGWHPTGVFGVVGAAAGVAYLNRETLTEGQVARALSLAASSAAGLVANFGTMAKPWHAGRAAAAAIDAVRLAQLGMTAATDVFEHHAGFLAALSPSGECDLQRPATIGGVPRLLSWGLSIKCYPVCYSGHRVIDGVLQLKAAHGLQPQDVQRVDVTIGNAQASMLRNHRPVSGLEAKFSIEFDVACALVAGDVGLAQLTDVFTQRTDMQALMAKVQVHTTERSDPVDPAFSVADSVRITTRDGRRLETGEIRFPKGHAMYPLSAEALRSKFLDCVAYSGLPCDGAALYDAVRSLAQMPDVRALAQHL
- a CDS encoding Bug family tripartite tricarboxylate transporter substrate binding protein; translated protein: MSDLLVASSSVTSAGWRRRDWLAAGAGLLGAGLLPGAARAQGWPDKPIRIIAAQAPGSSNDATSRALADYLSTKLGVPVVVENKPGGVGMIAAETIVRAPADGYTLLMTLHSQPAQAPALLKRLPVDPDKDIVPIAAIGVGPVPGVVHKDFPARTIQEVIAYSKKKPVNVGNYAVGSGWQLMLDQLVKDTGAQFNVVNYKGTGAMLMDLYGGQIDMGAGSLAGIGGGLKQGSVRPVVIAMGNPSSKLPGVPTWKQAGFSGSAYENLPECNMLFAKAGTPQALVDRLAQLVHSSYTESERIKSVRETLSDEDPALTGAALRAFIDRTWPTYRQLTRAAGIAAS
- a CDS encoding HpcH/HpaI aldolase family protein; this encodes MPPVNHFKRALQAGQAQIGLWSTLPSPYVSELIAGAGFDWVLLDTEHTPTDVPQMLQQLQAVAAARPREGLGCSHAVVRPAWNDKVLIKRYLDIGAQTLLLPFVQNADEARAAVEAVRYAPQGLRGMGGSMRASNFGRDADYVAKAADEICLLVQVETGEALDNLEAIASVDGIDGVFIGPADLSASLGYPGNAGHPDMEATIDRALVTIRACGKAPGILAVNPDRAQACLDKGALFVAVGMDMLLLRQSADALALRFKRPGDAAVSASMY